aaaacataaaaaatgtctaAGCAGTGGAAacattgatatacagtatatatatatagactaACCCCTTACCATTCAGGCCTGCTAGCATTGTTGTTTACTGCCCTGAAGCTTACAATGACTTATTGGTCTAACTGGTCATTTTTCTAGGAGTTTTTGTCACTTTATGAAATATAGCATAAAAGAGACAAGATTACAGAAATCATATTGCAGCCTCATACGACTGACACCTGAGAGCTTTGTGACTCCTCATGAGCGACTGGACAAATGCTACAGGCTGTACCACTGTATCCAGATTGTGGTAATGGAGATGAAGCTGATAATGATGAAGAGGATGTAAGAGCAGAACAGTAGTCGATCAATGATGTTACCGATCAGGATCCAGTCCTcagctgtgtgattggctgtgagaTGTTTGTCCACCTGCTGACGGATGGCCAGCACATCCTGACCAAGCTGTTTCAGCTGTCCCAGGACCTGCCCATCGAGCTGCGGTTCTGCACAACCATCAGGGCTGGACTTGGTCTCCATATTCTCCACTGAGACACCATGGAAACAGGAGGAAAACACTAGTTATCCTTATTATAGAAGAGTTTGGACCACAGCGGACACAGTCAAACAACTTCCAAATTCCAAATACAAGATCTGGAATTACGTCCAAAAAAACCTGTGTCAATAGAACCCTGGACTACCTTGAACAGCGGTGTTGAGTATGACAGTAACACAGTCGCTGGGTTTTCGGTACAGGCAGACGAGCCGGGCCAGGTACTCCAGGAAAATCACACGGATCCAGCGTGGGACCGCGGGGTACTGGCTGGAATTGCACAGGATGTTGGTGATCAGAACTGTCTCTAGGAGACTACCCACCATCAGAGCCAAGCAGATTGAGAAAAACACATctggggagagaaggagagagagagggggagagtgtgtgtgagagagagaaagagaggaggaataCCACCTTATATTGACTCTCACAGATGGTGCCTCCATCTCCACAATTTAATGAGCTTGGCTGTGGGCTAAACTCTACTAAATGGCCATTGGGATTATCACATACATATACGCAGCTGTGCTTGCAGATAGCTAACTGGACACTACAAATTATGATGGGACTTGGACAGTCCCACACTGGGCCCCGTAATAAAAGCACAATAATGAGACTGCACTTATTAATGGGATTCTGTTGCCAGTGATGGGCAGCAGGTCGTTCATGATGAGCAGGAAGACGGTGTAGCCCAGGATCAGGGTCATCTTGAAGGAGGAGCGGTCCACACTCTGGGGGGGCAGGAGGAAGCTGAAGAGGTCCACTGTGATGAGGAAGCAGCTGGGGACCAGGAGGTTCACCACATACAGGGTGGCCCTACGCCGCAGAacgatctgagagagagagagatatgtttGCTGTCTTCTTCATGGGATTGTTGTCCAACAGTACCGCATTACAGGCAAGGACCATGAGTGTTTTATCCACAGCTCAGTGACTGCCTGGGAAACTAAACTCAACTGGCGGAGATTAATAAGCCTTTGTGTTAGCTGATGTTCatctttattttgctttattcaTATTTGCTGCGAAACTGTGCTGTCTTCATTATAATGTATCAACCGTTCTCTTCAATTCCCAAACTTCTATATCAGCTGGCAAGCATTACTGGGGGTTCATGACAACAGTAACAATAATAAGATCCCACTGAATTTCCTTTTGGTATAGCCATGCTCCAGCTGAGATGGGTTAGCTGGAGGTGTGTCCTTTTGCAATACTACTAACCAACTGTGACATTCATCAATTTTTTAATGACCTACATGGTAGACGACCTCGTCAAAGAAGTCATGAGTGATTTCTTCTAAGATGTCTTCAGCTGTGATGTCAATGAGTTCCCACTCTCCTACGGTCGTCAGCACCTCCTTGGATCTCCTCAGTGTTTCCTCAGCTGACATACCCAGGGTCAACTGAACATCTCCAGCTGAAGAGACAATAATACGCTGATGAGAAATACCCCTGAATAAAGTGTAGTAATATCCTGTTAGTGTGGTAGAGGTGACGCGGGTCTTGTCTCACCCAGGAGAGAGTAGGAGTTGAAGGAGAGGGAGCCTCACCCAGGAGAGAGTAGGAGTTGAAGGAGAGGGAGCAGTTCTGCACATCAAAGGGGAAGGTGTAGATGTCCAGATTGCATGAGCTGACCACTCGCACAGGGCGGCTGTCGATCACATGACCCTCTTGTGTCAGGTATATGAAGGGAGCGTTTGGAGACCGGTCAGCGTCCATACTGCAGAacagtgcagagatacagagcCCCATGCAGTCCCCTTCAGCTCAGCCAATTCAACACATCGCCAATTAATGTCCTAAACTCAGCTGCATTCTAGCCCATCTCTACAACTGGCCACTTACAACTCGTTGATCAGAATATCTGGCACCCATAACTTTTCCCTGGGCAGAGAAATTCTGGAAGCTCCACACTGCACAGGATCCCAGCTGACATACTCAATGTCCCACtcctacaaaacaaaaatcaacaatACAAAGGGGTCTGACTGCTTTGACAatcaatgtaatgttttttttatataaggggcaattaaatataaaacttGTAGTTCACTGACGTAAGGTGTGGATTTTCATGTCCTTCCTGAACAACACGCTCCATGACAACAGAATGGCTCATTCCAATTTCCAAATAAAAATTACAATAACAAAGGtcattttcaaaacacttacCAATGTGTGCCAAATAAATGTTGTCAAAATTTGTGCCTTTTCATCCTACAAGATAAAGGTTTTCAAAAGGTTATTTTTGCTATTCTTGTTATTAGACATGTTATGGAGGATTCTTTCTTTTACTAATAGCTATCATTTTCCAAGAAACAGTTGAATTATAAACAGTTGAAAATGTCACATGATCCTGTTTACAGTACAGCCACTTGAAATGTGATTTCATCATACAGTCAATCATACAGAAATATGTAATCACATATGGGAAGTGAGGAAAAGAAAGTGAGGAACATAcgtctgtgtctgtacacaaTGTGTTGCATTTAATACAGCTGATATCTACTACGTATTCCAGGGTACACACAAAGGTGAATTTTTGTACATGGGGTTTATTGTATCTTTATGAGACTGAATATCTGGTTTTGGACATTCTGACGAACCTGTGATGAACATATTGACCTGAAGCAATCCCCATAATGCACCTTGCTCGAGGATGCAATACCTGCCCTGTAATTTCCTGATTACAAGAGCAGCTCCCTCGGCATGAAGCTATAGTCACACTCACCACTCCCAGAATTCCATACAGCGTGAAGTAAGTGGTGACGTTGGTGGGTGAATTCAGGCTGATGACCGGCCGAACCTCATTACTGGCCAGAGCCTTGTTGAGATCACGCAGGAGAATCCTAGCATCCGGCTGTGCGCATCTTATCATACCAGACTCCACGCAATGGACTTcaggaaaaataagaaatatcatAGTTTATAATGTAAAACACCTTTCTGGGTTTCTAGTGTTGATTAAGTTCACTCACTTCAGTTGATTTGCATATTAATTAACTGAAAAAGCCCATAATGGCATTTAAGGAATGATGTTCCTGAATCCCTTTCCAGAACTGACCCCAGCATTTTTGATCAGTTGTGTATCAATGATCAACTTGAAGTTAATATTGCTTTAtggaatgtaaatatttaacatgACACAGGCTGGATCTGGGAGTACCCATCTTACCCTGGACCAGTAGACAGACGAGGAGGAAGGCCTCCATGTGTTTGGCAGGGCGCAGCTGACTGGTAGGATGGTGGACACTGAATGGATTCCATTTCAGATGCAGTTCCTCGACCTGTGACATGTGAAAGTTGCACCTCATTGCCACTAAGATGATCCCACTCACCTTTCGATTCTTTCTGTTTTCATATCAAATAATGTATGATTAGATGTATTATTTAAGTACATTTATGACCGGTGACATTTATAAGCCATAGGCAATAAACAATCTTAGCATGGCTTCTGTAGGTACAcaatgtatatattatatatatatatatatatatatcttataTTATCAtgactgtaaataaaaataatctgcaTACAAATAAAGGCTGTATTCATCATTGTTTACAGTCCTTCCCCCATCGcccaaaccctgctcctggagatctactgcaggcctgcccaaccctgctcctggagatctactgcagggctgcccaaccctgctcctggagatctactgcaGGGTTTACATGAAAGCCTACagaatggtagatctccagaaacagggctgagcagccctgctgtatGGCATATCACAGGCTGCAGTAGTCAACCCAAATAAGACTGCAGATATGATAagccaaaacaaacagacatttaatttctgaaaaaaggaagaatTACTGTTCAGTATGCATACACTACATACCAGCACACATCACCTGACACCCTGTGGTGTGTTCGACATTATGTACTTTTGGGAGTGAGAAAAAGTTAAAAGGTCATGAATAACAACGAGGCAAATATGTGAGGGAATTATCCGGTTTACTTTACCTGAGGCTTAGACAGGCCTTCGGCAGTCTCCTGTTTCATAGCTATcagtaaaatataaatgttgaaaCTTACATAAATCTGTTAAATACCTAGTTTCTTCAGCATGTTTTCACTATCTGAAGAAACAGCTGAAACTGCAGCTATTTAAGTAGAAACGTATTTGCATAGACAAGCTTATTTTGTTTGTGGGGTCTTACATCGGTCACATGGAATCCACATATTTTGCCTGCAGTGTCAGGCAGTTTTAGTTTcactaaaaacaaatataagGTGACCTAAGGTGACCCAAGGTGCTATATTGAACTTAAACAGGATCCAACTCATAATACAACATAATACAATACATAATGTATAATACATAACACATAATACATATAGAATACATAAGGTGaccatttgtgtttttttcatacagtacatacaatatTTAAGGTCTTGTTCATGTGAGATATTTCCCTCCTATGGGTCACCTTCACCTACAGCTTGTGGTGAAAACAGGTTGGCTGTTATAAATCATTATAGCCATTTtaataaaggttttttaaattaatttttcttGTTAAATGTTGTCTAACTAGTTGACATATGTAAGAAATGTTATGGGTGAGATGAATGTCCTGAAAACTGTGCTTCTGATTCTGGCTGGCCTTTGTGGACCATGTCTGTGGGTGCAACGTCTAACACACCTGAGCAGCAATATGGACGGGTGTGGTGAGGCAGGGCTCACGCTCGCACAGCCGAGAGGCTCTGCTGCCGCTACAACCGGAGCTGACTCGAGAGGTGAAGCCACTTTCACCGTTCAGTACTGGATAACATCGGGAGAAAGAAACGAGGAAGGAGAGGGGTCAATCAAAATCACCAATCGAGGAGATTCAATCAGCCACCACTTCCATCTATTGCTCTCACAAACCTGCGCTCTCTAAGCAACAAAGTGGGCATGATAAGGACATACACTAGGTACTGTAATGAATTCCGTGGGGCATCTTTCTTATGTTTCACGAAAGGTTGGCTACAACCAACAAAGCCTGACTCTCTCTTTGAAATCCCTGGATTCACCCTTGTGCGAGCGGACAGGGATGGAAACTCGAGAAAAACTAGCGGAGGAGGTATTTGTGTGTACATAAATGATCTATGGTGCCGATTGCATTCAGTAAAATTCAAGATCTGTGATTCCAATGTAGAAATTCTCGGCATGACGTTGATCTTTTTATTTGCCTAGAGAATTTGGGTGTattttgctgtttgttgtttACTTGCCTCCCAGTGGGAAAGCGTCACAAGTGGCCAGCACCATAGCTGACTGTAGATGAACTACAACTCAAACACCCGGATGTACCAGCCACTGCGCTCGGGGACTTGAACCACTGTTGCCTGGATTCAAACAGTATGTCAAGGACCAGACAAGAAAAGATCATATTCTGGACAAGTGTTTTGTAAATGTTAGAGGAGTGTATGTATCTAAGTGTAGGCCACCCATACTAAATCCTGATCATAATGTTGTGCACATGATCCCATTGTATAAGACCAAACTCAAGAGAAGTAAACCAGAAAAGAAAGTGATAAGGACATGGACAAATGAAATCAGGGAACAATTGAAAGCCTGTCTTTGGGAGGGTTCATTAGATGAAATGACTACAGCTACAAATGATTACATTAATTTGTGTGTACAGTTGGTTGTTCCCACAAAGGAGATTAAAATCTATCTTAACAATAAATCATATGTGACTTGGGACATTACAAAGGTTATAAATACAAGGAAAGTGGCTTTCAAAGATAAGGATTTTAGAGCACTTTAGAGCAAAATTGGCACACAGACAGCGTCTGGAAGATGCCTTTAAAGCCAATAATCGTAAAAAGGTGGGATACTATGAAAACTATGACAGGAATGTCATCTCCAACTAAACCTATTTTGACAGACAATGAACTTTGTTTTGCCAACGGCCTAAACACTTTCTTTACCAGATTTGAATCACTAGATCATTCTGTTAAATGCACCAAAATGCTCAATACTGTCATAGCTGATACTACAGACCGAATTATCATCACTGTATCAGTACGCTGAAATATCTTCCTAAGAAAGCTGCTGGGCCGGATGAGTAGCGCTTTTCTTTTGAAGAACTTTGCAACTGAGCTGGCTCCAGTGTGGCAACCAGTCTTCCAGGCTTCTGTAGATAAACATACTGTTCCTCTATCATGGAAAACTTCACACATAAAACCAGTACCCAAAATTCCATGTCCAAAAGGATTTTAGACCTATACTTACCTCAGTGATAATGAAATCTCTAGACAGAATTCTGCTCCAACATCTTGTCAGTACAACAAAAGACAAACTCGATCCATGCCAATTTGCTTATAAGCAGGGTTGTGGTACAGAAGATGCTGTTGTCACTTTGGTTCATATAATTTCTAAACATTTAGACAACCCCAACACCTGTAAGAGCCCTATTTCTAGATTTTTCGTCAGGCTTCAACACAATACAATAAGATATTTTGGTGTCTCCCCAGGGTTGTGGGAGTTCAGCTATGCTTTACACTCTTTATACTGATGATTGCCGTACAGATACACCAAATCCATACATTCTAAAGAATTCTGATGATACAGCGTTAATATCTCTGTTAAGTAGCTCAGACAGCCCTGGACTGCACCAACATGCCGTGAACAAAGTGATCGAGGGGAGTGACAATAATACTCTTGTGATTAACACAAAAGACTGAAGACATTGTATTTGGTTCACCATCAGACTCCTATAAATAGCctattgttattaataatgaaaaaatcaaGCAGGCATTTTCATACAAATACTTGGGTGTAATGATAGACCATCTGTTATCCTGGAAAGACCACATTGAATTtgtctgcaaaaaaaagaatctaTTTTCTCCGCCAACTTAGGTCCTTTGGGGCAAGTAGACAgattcttcttttgttttttttttacctctgtGATCATGAGCCTACCATAACAACATATTGAGGCTTGTTAACAGCACTGTTTCTGATCCCAATCATGctctgaacatccatccatccatccattatcttaacccgcttatcctgaacagggttgcaggggggctggagcctatcccagcatacattgggcaaaaggcaggaatacaccctggacaggtcgccagtccatcgcagggcacacacaccattcactcacacactcatacctatgggcaatttagactctcaaatcagcctaaactgcatgtctttgggctgtgggaggaaaccggagtacccagaggaaacccacacaaacacggggagaacaagctaactccacacagagaggccccagccgacggggattcaaacccaggacctccttgctgtgaggcggcagtgctacccactgcactatccgtGCCACCTATGTTCTGAACAGTGATTATGAATTGCTACCATTAAACAGAAGATACAGGGTTCCATGATTTAATAGGGTTAGTCTGAGGCATTAAATATGGAGCATAATCTCAGGCCAAATGTACGTTGAAGGGCCTCATTGTATCATGTgattgtgatgttatgttaaatgtatgtattctgtttgttttcttgtctTTGGTGTTGCAAATGGTGCTAATGATgatgcaaaacaaatcaaaacaaagcaaTCTGATAATAAAGtattatcaatcaatcaatcaatcaaatggGAAGGCTTTATGTAATCTAAGAAAAATCTCTCTGCCTGCAAATATAAGCATGATGGTCAATGCAAGTGCAAATCAGCATCTGTATGCACTAACCCTATCTGTGAGGCCATGTCTGTATGCACTAACCCTATATGTGAGGGCACGCCTGTATGCACTGTCTGTATAGGTCTCACTTGCAAACAAGGTTGTAATCTCATTGTGATTTACTAGTCAAACAAAGGTTTAATAAAAAAGCACAGGAGCTTTTCATGAGATGAGTGTGCAGAATATATGGCTTTACATTTCAAGTGTTTTTGTTATCACCACTCATTTGAATTTTCCAGAATATTCCAGCCAGTGTGCACACTGATTCGTGAGCTCTTCTGGCTTGAGGTCCGTGAAACTGAGACGAAACTAATCTGATAGTCAAACTGAGAGGTTCATACATAATTTGCAGGTTGCAGTTGAATTTGAATGGAATCACCATGGTTGATATCTTGTTGCATTCTCTGTGACTAAGCTTAGTCTTTGCTGCTACATCAGTGTTTCTAACACGGGACTGCTTCTCGCCAAGGAAGGCACTTGATTCCTCTGTTCGCTAAAGAAATTGAGCGTTGCTCTAAGCTTCTGAAAGGCCGCCACCTACCTGCAATTCCCTTCTGTAGGCTTACTGAATACAAGCGAGAACGAAAATGAAAGACAATATATCATCACTTCAGATAAGATTGAGACTACTGCTGCCCCCCACACAAAGCCTGcgtctttcattcattcgttatTCTTACATCCCGCCCACTCCGTGGTGTAAAatg
The sequence above is a segment of the Conger conger chromosome 4, fConCon1.1, whole genome shotgun sequence genome. Coding sequences within it:
- the LOC133127302 gene encoding 5-hydroxytryptamine receptor 3A-like, whose translation is MEAFLLVCLLVQVHCVESGMIRCAQPDARILLRDLNKALASNEVRPVISLNSPTNVTTYFTLYGILGVDEKAQILTTFIWHTLEWDIEYVSWDPVQCGASRISLPREKLWVPDILINEFMDADRSPNAPFIYLTQEGHVIDSRPVRVVSSCNLDIYTFPFDVQNCSLSFNSYSLLAGDVQLTLGMSAEETLRRSKEVLTTVGEWELIDITAEDILEEITHDFFDEVVYHIVLRRRATLYVVNLLVPSCFLITVDLFSFLLPPQSVDRSSFKMTLILGYTVFLLIMNDLLPITGNRIPLINVFFSICLALMVGSLLETVLITNILCNSSQYPAVPRWIRVIFLEYLARLVCLYRKPSDCVTVILNTAVQVENMETKSSPDGCAEPQLDGQVLGQLKQLGQDVLAIRQQVDKHLTANHTAEDWILIGNIIDRLLFCSYILFIIISFISITTIWIQWYSL